From one Erythrobacter sp. HKB08 genomic stretch:
- a CDS encoding S9 family peptidase produces the protein MRHLLAAAASLALATPAIADDHAMSETADLTFEQVFASPSLDGPSPRQAKLSPDGRYLTLLRNREDERERYDLWGYDRENGQWRMLVDSEALGTGRELSEDEKMQRERARVGNLRGIIAYQWTADGTGILVPLDGDLYLARLDGSIQRLTDTEESELNPALSEKSTYLSFVRDRQLWVGPVGSEAQPITPKEGDAIRWGEAEFVAQEEMSRLTGYWWSPDDKRIVVQRTDESPVGIVTRAAIGATGTKVFDQRYPVAGSDNAIVELFVMDPDGGNRVQIDLGEESDIYVARVDWAPDGSAIYVQRQNREQTVLDMLKVDPATGASEIFFTENAAREDYWINISDEYKFLKNGDLLWWSERSGSGQFYLFDGSNWSQLTDTPGPVTKLLGVDQESGKIFFQAVEDVLAQHVYVIDMAEGGEARRLTSDGFTHSATMDKDAKTLLITRSNHNQPSQSYLADAQGNHLAWVEQNALEDGHPYAPHLASHRPARYGTIKAADGVTDLYYKMVTPEMEPGKQYPVFYYHYSGPGPQVVTRGWDGALQQAVVDKGYIWFELDNRGSANRGVDFEQPLYRAMGSVEVEDQKAGAEYLKTLDYVDAEKIALYGWSYGGYMTLKQLQADPGLYAAGISGAPVTKWELYDTHYTERYMGDPNKVPGAYEASSAIPQATAISDPLLLIHGMADDNVVFENSSELISVLQEGNVPFEMMLYPGYTHRVSGEMISPHLWNTIFSFLERNGVTPPEE, from the coding sequence ATGCGCCACCTGCTTGCTGCTGCCGCTTCGCTCGCTCTCGCCACACCTGCAATCGCGGACGATCACGCGATGAGCGAAACTGCCGACCTCACCTTCGAACAGGTCTTCGCTTCTCCCTCGCTGGACGGACCTAGCCCGCGGCAGGCGAAGCTCTCGCCGGACGGGCGCTACCTCACCCTGCTGCGCAACCGCGAGGACGAGCGCGAGCGCTACGACCTGTGGGGCTACGACCGCGAAAACGGCCAATGGCGCATGCTGGTCGACAGCGAGGCGCTCGGCACCGGGCGCGAACTGTCCGAGGACGAGAAAATGCAGCGCGAACGCGCGCGTGTCGGCAATCTTCGCGGCATCATCGCCTATCAGTGGACGGCAGACGGCACGGGCATTCTCGTGCCGCTCGACGGGGATCTCTACCTTGCGCGGCTCGACGGATCGATCCAGCGCCTGACCGACACCGAGGAAAGCGAACTCAACCCCGCGCTGAGCGAGAAGAGCACCTACCTCTCCTTCGTCCGCGACCGGCAGTTGTGGGTCGGGCCGGTCGGCTCGGAAGCGCAGCCGATCACTCCGAAGGAAGGCGATGCGATCCGCTGGGGCGAAGCGGAATTCGTCGCGCAGGAAGAGATGAGCCGGCTAACCGGTTACTGGTGGAGCCCGGACGACAAGCGCATCGTGGTCCAGCGCACCGACGAGAGCCCGGTCGGCATCGTCACCCGCGCGGCCATCGGCGCAACCGGCACGAAGGTCTTCGACCAGCGCTATCCGGTCGCCGGCAGCGACAATGCGATCGTCGAGCTGTTCGTGATGGACCCCGACGGTGGCAACCGCGTGCAGATCGACCTCGGCGAGGAAAGCGACATCTACGTCGCGCGCGTCGATTGGGCACCGGACGGCAGCGCCATCTACGTCCAGCGCCAGAACCGCGAGCAAACGGTGCTCGACATGCTCAAGGTCGATCCGGCGACCGGCGCGAGCGAGATTTTCTTCACGGAGAACGCCGCGCGCGAGGACTACTGGATCAACATCTCCGACGAGTACAAATTCCTGAAGAACGGCGATTTGCTGTGGTGGTCGGAGCGCAGCGGTTCGGGGCAGTTCTACCTGTTCGATGGTTCGAACTGGTCGCAGCTGACCGACACGCCGGGCCCGGTCACCAAGCTGCTCGGCGTCGACCAGGAAAGCGGGAAGATATTCTTCCAGGCGGTCGAAGACGTGCTCGCGCAACATGTCTATGTCATCGACATGGCAGAGGGCGGCGAGGCGCGTCGTCTGACCAGCGACGGCTTCACGCATTCCGCGACGATGGACAAGGATGCGAAGACGCTCCTCATCACGCGCTCCAACCACAACCAGCCTTCGCAGAGCTACCTCGCCGATGCCCAAGGCAACCACCTCGCCTGGGTCGAGCAGAATGCGCTGGAAGACGGCCATCCCTACGCGCCGCACCTCGCGAGCCATCGCCCTGCGCGCTACGGCACGATCAAGGCGGCCGACGGCGTGACCGATCTCTATTACAAGATGGTCACGCCCGAGATGGAGCCGGGCAAGCAATACCCGGTGTTCTATTACCACTACAGCGGCCCCGGCCCGCAGGTCGTGACGCGCGGCTGGGACGGCGCGTTGCAACAGGCGGTGGTCGACAAGGGCTACATCTGGTTCGAGCTCGACAACCGGGGAAGTGCGAACCGCGGGGTCGATTTCGAACAGCCGCTCTATCGCGCAATGGGCAGCGTCGAAGTCGAGGACCAGAAGGCGGGTGCCGAATATCTCAAGACGCTCGATTACGTCGATGCGGAGAAGATCGCGCTCTACGGCTGGTCCTACGGCGGTTACATGACACTGAAGCAGTTGCAGGCCGATCCGGGGCTCTATGCTGCGGGCATCTCGGGCGCGCCGGTGACCAAGTGGGAGCTTTACGACACCCATTATACCGAGCGCTACATGGGCGATCCGAACAAGGTGCCGGGTGCCTACGAAGCATCGAGTGCGATCCCGCAGGCGACAGCCATTAGCGACCCGCTGCTGCTGATCCACGGCATGGCCGACGACAATGTCGTGTTCGAGAATTCCTCGGAACTGATCTCGGTCCTGCAGGAAGGAAACGTGCCGTTCGAAATGATGCTCTACCCCGGCTATACGCACCGCGTGTCGGGCGAAATGATCTCGCCGCACCTGTGGAACACGATTTTCAGCTTCCTCGAGCGCAACGGCGTGACGCCTCCCGAGGAGTGA
- the rplS gene encoding 50S ribosomal protein L19 produces the protein MNLIQQLEAEAIENLGKDVPEFRPGDTVRVGVKVVEGTRERVQNFEGVVIARSNRGMGSNFTVRKMSFGEGVERVFPLYSPIVDSITVVRRGVVRRAKLYYLRGRTGKRARIAERKVNAPKA, from the coding sequence ATGAACCTGATTCAGCAGCTCGAAGCGGAAGCTATCGAGAACCTCGGGAAGGACGTTCCCGAATTTCGTCCCGGCGACACCGTCCGCGTTGGCGTAAAGGTTGTCGAAGGTACGCGTGAACGCGTCCAGAATTTCGAAGGCGTTGTCATTGCCCGCTCGAACCGCGGCATGGGCAGCAACTTCACCGTCCGCAAGATGAGCTTCGGTGAAGGCGTGGAACGCGTGTTCCCGCTCTACTCGCCGATCGTCGACAGCATCACCGTGGTCCGCCGCGGCGTCGTGCGTCGTGCGAAGCTCTACTATCTGCGTGGCCGCACCGGTAAGCGTGCGCGCATCGCGGAACGCAAGGTCAACGCCCCCAAGGCGTAA
- the trmD gene encoding tRNA (guanosine(37)-N1)-methyltransferase TrmD, translating into MTFAATILTLYPEMFPGPLRLSLAGRALEEQKWSLDTIQIRDFASDKHRTVDDTPAGGGAGMVLKADVLGAAVDHAIRMQPGVPILAMTPRGKPITQERIRELAAGPGVTILCGRFEGFDERLFEARPQIEQVSLADIVLSGGEPAALAILDACIRLLPGVMGAPSSGTEESFEEGLLEYPQYTRPQEWEGRTIPEVLRSGDHAKIAAWRKSMAEDHTRLRRPDLWERYSDAPVQSASGERQEKKDQGK; encoded by the coding sequence ATGACCTTCGCCGCAACCATCCTGACACTCTATCCCGAGATGTTCCCCGGGCCGCTGAGGCTGTCGCTCGCCGGGCGGGCGCTGGAGGAGCAGAAGTGGTCGCTCGACACGATCCAGATCCGCGACTTCGCTTCCGACAAGCATCGCACGGTCGACGATACGCCGGCCGGCGGCGGGGCGGGGATGGTGCTGAAGGCCGATGTGCTGGGAGCCGCGGTCGATCATGCGATCAGGATGCAGCCCGGCGTCCCGATCCTCGCGATGACGCCGCGCGGCAAGCCGATCACGCAGGAGCGAATTCGCGAGCTGGCTGCAGGGCCGGGAGTCACTATCCTGTGCGGTCGCTTCGAGGGGTTCGACGAGCGGCTTTTCGAAGCTCGTCCGCAGATAGAACAGGTCAGCCTCGCCGACATCGTCCTGTCCGGCGGAGAGCCTGCCGCGCTCGCCATACTCGACGCTTGCATTCGCTTGCTTCCGGGGGTAATGGGCGCGCCTTCAAGCGGAACCGAGGAATCCTTCGAAGAAGGGCTGCTCGAATATCCGCAATATACCCGACCTCAGGAATGGGAAGGGCGCACGATCCCTGAAGTGCTGCGATCGGGGGATCATGCGAAGATCGCTGCTTGGCGCAAGTCCATGGCGGAAGATCACACACGGTTACGCAGGCCGGACTTGTGGGAGCGTTACAGTGACGCTCCGGTCCAGTCTGCCTCTGGCGAGCGGCAGGAAAAGAAGGACCAGGGCAAATGA
- a CDS encoding carbon-nitrogen hydrolase family protein produces the protein MTKLHVAICQAAPIPLAIEDGIAQAVELARKAIADGAQLVAFGETFLGGYPLWLDEAPGAALWDHPGTKALHRLLLENAVVRNDERLLPLQELCDETGAVISIGAHERVRRSLFNNQMTFRPGQPVLDHRKLVPTHGERLVWMRGDGSTLGVHQAEWGSVGNLICWEHWMPLARAAMHNLGESVHVAAWPTVREQYAIASRHYAMEGRCFVLAAGLVQHKDDLLGGLERCGGDPEAEALIRAIESDVLNRGGSMIAAPDARVVAQAGEGEETLHVELDLAEIDEGLASLDTDGHYSRPDVFELTVDTRAKDGVDWSD, from the coding sequence ATGACGAAACTTCACGTCGCCATTTGCCAAGCCGCGCCGATTCCGCTCGCAATCGAGGATGGAATTGCGCAAGCGGTCGAGCTCGCTCGCAAGGCGATTGCCGACGGGGCGCAGCTGGTCGCCTTCGGCGAGACCTTCCTCGGCGGCTACCCGCTGTGGCTCGACGAGGCTCCCGGCGCCGCGCTGTGGGATCATCCCGGCACCAAGGCGCTGCACCGCCTCCTGCTAGAGAACGCGGTGGTCCGGAACGACGAGCGGCTGCTGCCACTGCAGGAACTGTGCGACGAGACCGGCGCGGTCATTTCCATCGGCGCGCACGAGCGCGTTCGCCGCAGCCTGTTCAACAACCAGATGACCTTCCGGCCCGGACAGCCAGTCCTCGACCACCGCAAACTGGTGCCGACGCATGGCGAGCGGTTGGTCTGGATGCGCGGCGACGGCTCGACCCTGGGCGTTCACCAGGCCGAATGGGGCTCGGTGGGCAACCTTATCTGCTGGGAGCACTGGATGCCCTTGGCACGCGCGGCGATGCACAACCTCGGCGAGAGCGTCCACGTCGCTGCATGGCCTACCGTGCGCGAGCAATACGCCATCGCCAGCCGCCACTACGCGATGGAGGGGCGGTGCTTCGTGCTCGCCGCAGGGCTGGTCCAGCACAAGGACGACCTGCTCGGTGGGCTTGAACGCTGCGGCGGAGACCCAGAGGCCGAAGCGCTGATCCGCGCTATCGAAAGCGACGTTCTCAACCGAGGCGGCAGCATGATCGCCGCGCCCGACGCGCGAGTGGTCGCGCAAGCGGGCGAGGGTGAGGAAACGCTCCATGTCGAGCTGGATCTTGCGGAAATCGACGAGGGACTGGCGAGCCTCGATACCGACGGCCACTATTCGCGGCCCGACGTGTTCGAACTGACAGTCGATACCCGGGCGAAAGATGGGGTGGATTGGAGTGATTGA
- a CDS encoding TIGR04222 domain-containing membrane protein: MIDTGLSFFSGPAFLILFLVLMVVGWLSGPRLADMVRPEGRSTGAALGAEELAFLTGGARRVSETATAQLLARDAIVHEKKDRFAIRSAGGGQTALESRILSTPEPARWNDFLRAGTAEVAGITDRLRADGMLVGPDEITKLRMMQAAPYAFLVFLGAWRIAAGLGLGEPVGFLAILTIIALILMMVRFSRVDMRTKAGIEAVEAARVASSRLSRAPTQDEAGRAVALYGTAVLVGTPMVAVHELRQNAFGGDGGAFVGDGGGDSGDGGGGCGGGCGGCGG, translated from the coding sequence ATGATCGATACGGGCCTGTCATTCTTTTCGGGACCTGCCTTCCTGATCCTGTTCCTGGTCCTGATGGTGGTCGGCTGGCTTTCCGGCCCGCGGCTTGCCGACATGGTGCGGCCCGAAGGGCGAAGCACCGGCGCGGCACTGGGGGCCGAGGAACTGGCATTTCTCACCGGCGGGGCTCGCCGAGTGTCGGAAACCGCGACCGCGCAATTGCTCGCCCGCGATGCCATCGTTCACGAGAAGAAGGACCGCTTCGCCATCCGTTCGGCTGGTGGCGGTCAGACGGCCCTCGAGAGCCGCATCCTTTCGACGCCGGAGCCGGCACGGTGGAACGATTTCCTGCGCGCCGGGACAGCCGAGGTGGCAGGGATAACAGACAGACTGCGCGCCGATGGCATGCTCGTCGGGCCGGACGAGATTACCAAGCTGCGCATGATGCAGGCTGCGCCTTACGCGTTCCTCGTCTTTCTCGGCGCATGGCGGATCGCTGCCGGCCTCGGACTGGGCGAGCCGGTCGGCTTCCTCGCGATCCTGACGATCATTGCATTGATCCTGATGATGGTGCGCTTTTCCAGAGTCGATATGCGGACCAAGGCGGGGATCGAGGCGGTTGAGGCTGCCCGTGTCGCCTCGTCGCGCCTCTCGCGTGCGCCGACGCAGGACGAGGCGGGCAGGGCGGTCGCGCTCTACGGCACGGCAGTGCTGGTCGGCACGCCGATGGTGGCGGTTCACGAACTGCGCCAGAATGCTTTCGGAGGCGACGGAGGGGCGTTCGTCGGCGATGGCGGGGGTGACAGCGGGGACGGTGGCGGCGGTTGTGGCGGCGGCTGCGGCGGTTGCGGAGGCTGA
- the rimM gene encoding ribosome maturation factor RimM (Essential for efficient processing of 16S rRNA): protein MQDKPVTLAAVKGAHGVTGEVRLKLFGEGVDALKNHKSFNEGSLTLSKIRDDGKGGAIARFKEVADRNAAEKLRGTTLTVPRSALPPLDEGEYYHADLVGLKVETDAGEAIGTVGNVLNYGAGDLVEIKRDGGKSFLVPMTEQAVPRWDAQVLVISQDFVED, encoded by the coding sequence ATGCAGGACAAGCCCGTCACGCTCGCCGCTGTCAAAGGCGCGCATGGCGTGACGGGCGAAGTCCGCCTGAAGCTCTTCGGCGAGGGTGTCGATGCCCTCAAGAACCACAAGAGCTTCAATGAGGGGAGCCTGACGCTCTCCAAGATCCGCGACGACGGGAAGGGCGGGGCAATCGCCCGCTTCAAGGAAGTTGCCGATCGCAATGCGGCCGAGAAGCTGCGGGGCACGACACTCACCGTCCCGCGCTCGGCTCTGCCGCCCCTCGACGAGGGCGAATACTACCATGCTGACCTCGTCGGCCTGAAGGTCGAAACCGACGCCGGAGAGGCGATCGGGACGGTCGGCAATGTGCTCAACTACGGTGCAGGCGACCTCGTCGAGATTAAGCGCGATGGCGGCAAGAGCTTCCTCGTTCCGATGACGGAGCAGGCCGTTCCCCGCTGGGACGCGCAGGTGCTGGTCATTTCGCAGGATTTCGTCGAAGACTAG
- the rpsP gene encoding 30S ribosomal protein S16 — protein MAVAIRLSRGGAKKRPYYRIVVSDTRSPRDGKYLEQIGTYNPMLPKDSEDRVKLNEDRARHWLSVGAKPSDRVHRFLDAAGILERAPKNNPKKGEPGEAAKERAEEKAAKAAEAEEAAKAAEEEANAPAEEETAAEEAPAEEAAAEEAPAEEAAAEEAPAEDAAEEKAE, from the coding sequence ATGGCAGTTGCAATCCGTCTTTCGCGCGGTGGCGCAAAGAAGCGTCCGTACTACCGCATCGTCGTGTCCGACACGCGCAGCCCGCGTGACGGCAAGTATCTCGAGCAGATCGGCACCTACAACCCGATGCTGCCGAAGGATTCGGAAGATCGCGTCAAGCTCAACGAAGACCGCGCCCGCCACTGGCTGAGCGTCGGCGCGAAGCCGAGCGACCGCGTCCACCGCTTCCTCGACGCAGCCGGCATCCTCGAGCGTGCTCCGAAGAACAACCCGAAGAAGGGTGAGCCGGGCGAAGCCGCCAAGGAACGCGCTGAAGAGAAGGCCGCGAAGGCTGCTGAAGCCGAGGAAGCTGCAAAGGCTGCCGAGGAAGAAGCAAACGCTCCTGCCGAAGAAGAAACCGCTGCTGAAGAAGCTCCGGCCGAAGAAGCGGCAGCTGAAGAAGCACCGGCTGAAGAAGCCGCTGCCGAGGAAGCTCCGGCAGAAGACGCTGCTGAAGAGAAGGCCGAGTAA
- the ffh gene encoding signal recognition particle protein, with amino-acid sequence MFDSLSDRLGGVFDKLRGRGALSEQDVRDAMREVRIALLEADVALPVVRRFIDAVTEKAIGSDVLKSVTPGQQVIKIVNDELVEMLGGEETEGLKLEAKPPVVIMMVGLQGSGKTTTTAKIGKLLKEKHGKKAMMASLDVNRPAAQEQLAVLGEQVEVATLPIVKGQQPVDIARRAMESAKLQAADVLLLDTAGRLHVDEALMAEMKAVASVSAPTEVLLVVDSLTGQDAVNVAKSFTDEVPLTGVVLTRMDGDARGGAALSMRYVTGKPIKFAGTGEKLDQIEVFHPQRVADRILGMGDVVSLVEKAAETIKQDEAEALAKRMAKGQFDLNDLRTQLRQMNQMGGLGMLAGMLPGMKKAKAALAQSGMDDKVLVHMDAIIGSMTEKERANPALMNAKRKKRVAAGSGMQVQDVNRLLKMHQEMSRAMKQIKKMGGLKGLGALFGSGGMDAAMPGLNPKGMAGGGLPPGLPGLPGQKK; translated from the coding sequence ATGTTCGACAGCCTGTCAGATCGCCTCGGCGGCGTATTCGACAAGCTGCGCGGTCGCGGCGCACTGTCCGAACAGGACGTGCGCGATGCGATGCGCGAAGTGCGAATCGCGCTTCTCGAAGCCGACGTCGCACTTCCCGTTGTTCGTCGCTTCATCGATGCGGTCACCGAGAAGGCGATCGGTTCGGACGTTCTCAAGTCGGTCACCCCCGGCCAGCAGGTCATCAAGATCGTCAACGACGAGCTTGTCGAGATGCTCGGCGGCGAGGAAACCGAAGGGCTGAAGCTCGAAGCCAAGCCGCCGGTCGTCATCATGATGGTCGGCCTGCAGGGCTCGGGTAAGACGACCACGACTGCCAAGATCGGCAAGCTGCTCAAGGAAAAGCACGGCAAGAAGGCCATGATGGCCTCGCTCGACGTCAATCGTCCGGCCGCGCAGGAACAGCTCGCTGTCCTGGGTGAGCAGGTCGAGGTCGCGACCCTGCCGATCGTCAAGGGCCAGCAGCCGGTCGACATCGCCCGGCGCGCGATGGAAAGCGCGAAGCTGCAGGCTGCCGACGTGCTGCTGCTCGACACCGCGGGCCGCCTGCATGTCGACGAAGCGCTGATGGCCGAAATGAAGGCCGTGGCGAGCGTTTCCGCGCCGACCGAAGTGCTGCTCGTCGTCGACAGCCTGACCGGCCAGGACGCGGTCAATGTCGCCAAGAGCTTCACCGACGAAGTTCCGCTGACCGGCGTCGTGCTGACCCGTATGGACGGTGATGCGCGCGGCGGTGCAGCGCTGTCGATGCGCTATGTCACCGGCAAGCCGATCAAGTTTGCCGGCACGGGCGAGAAGCTCGACCAGATCGAGGTTTTCCACCCGCAGCGCGTCGCGGATCGCATCCTTGGCATGGGCGACGTCGTCAGCCTCGTCGAGAAGGCTGCCGAGACGATCAAGCAGGACGAGGCCGAGGCGCTGGCGAAGCGCATGGCCAAGGGCCAGTTCGACCTCAACGACCTGCGCACCCAGCTGCGCCAGATGAACCAGATGGGCGGCCTCGGCATGCTGGCAGGAATGCTGCCGGGCATGAAGAAGGCCAAGGCTGCGCTCGCGCAGAGCGGGATGGACGACAAGGTCCTCGTCCACATGGACGCGATCATCGGTTCGATGACCGAAAAGGAACGCGCGAACCCTGCGCTGATGAACGCCAAGCGCAAAAAGCGCGTCGCGGCGGGCAGCGGCATGCAGGTGCAGGACGTCAACCGGTTGCTGAAGATGCACCAGGAAATGTCTCGCGCGATGAAGCAGATCAAGAAAATGGGCGGTCTCAAGGGGCTCGGAGCCCTGTTCGGTTCCGGTGGCATGGACGCCGCCATGCCGGGCCTGAACCCGAAGGGCATGGCCGGAGGCGGTCTTCCGCCGGGCCTTCCCGGACTTCCCGGCCAGAAAAAGTAA
- a CDS encoding TIGR02300 family protein yields MVKPEWGTKRTCPKCGTRFYDLGKEDPVTCIECGEEWEPEPVLKTKQPIPFEEDEKKKDGEADSDLADDDDLSDVDEDENRPDADVDLGDDSDLGVETSGKGDDDDKDDS; encoded by the coding sequence ATGGTCAAGCCAGAATGGGGCACCAAGCGTACGTGCCCGAAATGCGGCACCCGCTTCTACGACCTGGGTAAGGAAGACCCGGTCACTTGCATCGAATGCGGCGAAGAATGGGAGCCGGAGCCGGTTCTCAAGACGAAGCAGCCGATTCCGTTCGAGGAAGACGAGAAGAAGAAAGACGGCGAGGCGGATAGCGATCTGGCCGACGACGACGATCTCAGCGATGTCGACGAGGACGAGAACCGTCCCGACGCCGATGTCGACCTTGGCGACGACAGCGATCTCGGTGTCGAGACGAGCGGCAAGGGCGACGACGACGACAAGGACGATAGCTGA
- the aroA gene encoding 3-phosphoshikimate 1-carboxyvinyltransferase, which produces MPAGPLKGRIRVPGDKSISHRSLMLGALAVGETRVTGLLEGEDVLATAAAMRAMGATIEREGDGSWSIHGVGVGGLLQPRSALDMGNSGTSTRLLMGVVASHGITATFTGDASLSKRPMGRVIEPLSRMGASFEASPGGTLPLMMRGCLPAVPIEYRLPVASAQVKSAILLAGLNTPGITTVIEPVPTRDHSERMLRGFGAELEVEEIDGERVIRVRGDAELHAQDIVVPGDPSSAAFFIVAATLVKGSDLVIENVGLNPTRAGLIEVLRQMGANIEELDRREVGGEPVADLRVRHAQLHGIDVDPALAPSMIDEFPVLFVAAALAKGTTHTTGLEELRVKESDRIAAMAAALELVGARVEENGDGLTIHGTGGEPLSGTPETLAVETQLDHRIAMSMAVAALVSRKGVAVDSAEPIATSFPNFHALLETATGGDA; this is translated from the coding sequence ATGCCCGCCGGCCCGCTGAAGGGGCGCATCCGCGTGCCGGGCGACAAGTCGATCAGCCACCGCTCGCTGATGCTCGGCGCGCTGGCCGTGGGCGAGACGCGCGTGACCGGCCTGCTGGAAGGCGAAGACGTGCTCGCCACCGCTGCCGCGATGCGCGCGATGGGCGCGACGATCGAGCGCGAGGGCGACGGCAGCTGGTCGATTCACGGTGTAGGGGTCGGCGGGCTGCTCCAGCCCAGGAGCGCGCTCGACATGGGCAACAGCGGCACCTCGACCCGCCTGCTGATGGGCGTTGTGGCGAGCCACGGCATCACCGCCACCTTCACCGGCGATGCGAGCCTGTCCAAGCGCCCGATGGGCCGCGTGATCGAACCGCTGAGCCGCATGGGCGCCAGTTTCGAGGCATCGCCGGGCGGCACGCTCCCGCTGATGATGCGCGGCTGCCTGCCCGCCGTTCCGATCGAATACCGCCTGCCCGTCGCCAGCGCGCAGGTGAAGAGCGCCATCCTGCTCGCCGGTCTCAACACGCCGGGAATTACGACGGTTATCGAGCCGGTCCCGACGCGCGATCATTCCGAACGAATGCTGCGCGGCTTCGGCGCCGAGCTCGAGGTCGAGGAGATCGACGGAGAGCGCGTAATCCGCGTGCGCGGCGATGCGGAACTGCATGCGCAGGACATCGTGGTGCCGGGCGATCCTTCGTCCGCCGCATTCTTCATCGTCGCCGCTACGCTCGTCAAGGGAAGCGACCTCGTGATCGAGAACGTGGGCCTCAACCCGACGCGCGCCGGGCTAATCGAAGTGCTGCGCCAGATGGGCGCGAATATCGAGGAACTCGACAGGCGCGAAGTGGGCGGCGAACCGGTCGCGGACTTGCGTGTGCGACATGCGCAACTGCACGGCATCGACGTCGATCCGGCCCTCGCACCGAGCATGATCGACGAATTCCCCGTTCTCTTCGTCGCAGCAGCGCTCGCGAAGGGCACGACCCACACCACCGGGCTCGAGGAACTTCGCGTCAAGGAATCGGACCGCATCGCAGCGATGGCTGCCGCACTCGAACTCGTCGGCGCACGGGTCGAGGAAAACGGCGACGGGCTGACAATCCACGGCACCGGCGGGGAACCCCTGTCCGGCACGCCGGAAACGCTCGCGGTGGAAACGCAGCTCGATCACCGCATCGCGATGAGCATGGCCGTCGCCGCGCTCGTCAGCCGCAAGGGTGTCGCGGTCGACAGCGCAGAGCCGATCGCCACCAGCTTTCCCAATTTTCACGCCCTGCTCGAAACCGCGACCGGCGGCGACGCGTAG
- a CDS encoding DUF411 domain-containing protein, with product MTVRNMLAAAFLALAACTNAVQAATYTMYRDPYCGCCKEWAKHLRTELETAVAESETTDMAAIKIAQNVPRELWSCHTLIVDGYVIEGHVPAQAIARLLEERPEGVRGLAVPGMPVGSPGMEMGGRKDPYQVIAFGDAGMSVFASYN from the coding sequence ATGACTGTTCGCAACATGCTCGCCGCCGCCTTCCTGGCGCTCGCCGCCTGCACCAATGCGGTCCAGGCAGCGACCTACACCATGTACCGCGACCCCTACTGCGGTTGCTGCAAGGAATGGGCGAAGCATTTGCGGACCGAGCTCGAAACGGCGGTCGCCGAAAGCGAGACGACCGACATGGCCGCGATCAAGATCGCACAGAACGTCCCGCGCGAATTGTGGAGCTGCCATACGCTGATCGTCGATGGCTACGTGATCGAGGGCCACGTTCCGGCCCAGGCTATCGCCCGCCTGCTCGAAGAGCGGCCCGAGGGCGTGCGCGGCCTTGCCGTACCCGGAATGCCGGTGGGTTCTCCCGGAATGGAAATGGGTGGACGCAAGGACCCCTACCAGGTCATTGCCTTCGGCGATGCTGGCATGAGCGTGTTCGCGTCGTATAATTGA
- a CDS encoding permease: protein MMPDLDFYSAVGFVGTACIIGAYFYLTAKKTPNPYILHGTNLLGAALLTVSLIVHTNWPSLVLEGFWAAIAIWGLAKAWNARTREGAQEA, encoded by the coding sequence ATGATGCCCGATCTCGATTTCTATTCCGCCGTCGGCTTTGTGGGCACCGCCTGCATTATCGGGGCGTATTTCTACCTGACGGCCAAAAAGACGCCGAATCCCTACATCCTGCATGGAACCAACCTGCTGGGTGCCGCGCTCCTCACGGTGTCGTTGATCGTGCATACCAACTGGCCGAGCCTCGTGCTCGAAGGCTTCTGGGCCGCGATCGCGATCTGGGGCCTGGCGAAGGCCTGGAACGCCCGCACCCGCGAAGGAGCGCAGGAAGCATGA